A single window of Theropithecus gelada isolate Dixy chromosome 9, Tgel_1.0, whole genome shotgun sequence DNA harbors:
- the DDIT4 gene encoding DNA damage-inducible transcript 4 protein — MPSLWDRFSSSSSTSSSPSSLSGTPTPDRPPRSAWGSAAREEGFDRSTSLESSDCESLDSSNSGFGPEEDSAYLDGVSLPDFELLSDPEDEHLCANLMQLLQESLAQARLGSRRPARLLMPGQLVSQVGKELLRLAYSEPCGLRGALLDVCVEQGKSCHSVGQLALDPSLVPTFQLTLVLRLDSRLWPKIQGLFSSANSPFLPGFSQSLTLSTGFRVIKKKLYSSEQLLIEEC; from the exons ATGCCTAGCCTTTGGGACCGCTTCTCGTCGTCGTCGTCCACCTCGTCTTCGCCCTCGTCCTTGTCCGGAACTCCCACCCCAGATCGGCCGCCGCGCTCAGCCTGGGGGTCGGCGGCCCGAGAGGAGGGGTTTGACCGCTCCACGAGCCTGGAGAGCTCGGACTGCGAGTCCCTGGACAGCAGCAACAGTGGCTTCGGGCCGGAGGAAG ACTCGGCTTACCTAGATGGAGTGTCGTTGCCCGACTTCGAGCTGCTCAGTGACCCTGAGGATGAACACCTGTGTGCCAACCTGATGCAGCTGCTGCAGGAGAGCCTGGCCCAGGCGCGTCTGGGCTCGCGGCGCCCTGCGCGCCTGCTGATGCCTGGCCAGCTGGTGAGCCAGGTGGGCAAAGAACTACTACGCCTGGCCTACAGCGAGCCGTGCGGCCTGCGGGGGGCGCTGCTGGACGTCTGCGTGGAGCAGGGCAAGAGCTGCCACAGCGTGGGCCAGCTGGCACTCGACCCCAGCCTGGTGCCCACCTTCCAGCTGACCCTCGTGCTGCGCCTGGACTCACGACTCTGGCCCAAGATCCAAGGGCTGTTTAGCTCCGCcaactctcccttcctccctggcttcagccagtccctgaCTCTGAGCACTGGCTTTCGAGTCATCAAGAAGAAGCTGTACAGCTCGGAACAGCTGCTCATTGAGGAGTGTTGA